In Acinetobacter sp. WCHAc010034, a genomic segment contains:
- a CDS encoding ABC transporter ATP-binding protein → MTDALMLKDLSKTYKNGFQALQGINLTVPEGEFYALLGPNGAGKSTTISIISSLTKKTSGTVEIFGHNLDTHPSQAKQCLGVVPQEFNFGQFEKTFDILVTQAGYYGIPKKIAEQRAEAYLEKLGLWDKRAVQARMLSGGMKRRLMIARAMMHEPKLLILDEPTAGVDIELRRSMWDFLIEMNNKGTSIILTTHYLEEAEMLCRRIAIIDRGVIKEDTSMKSFLNQLSEESFIFDLAAPIAPLKLDIIGMRFNLIDPVTLEVTMDKAHTLNQLFQLLEAQGVQVRSMRNKSNRLEELFVKMVEKNLEGAAQ, encoded by the coding sequence ATGACTGATGCATTGATGTTGAAAGATTTGTCGAAAACCTATAAAAACGGCTTTCAGGCGCTTCAGGGGATCAATCTGACTGTGCCTGAAGGCGAGTTTTATGCGCTTTTAGGCCCAAATGGCGCAGGCAAGTCAACCACCATCAGCATTATCAGCTCTTTAACCAAAAAGACTTCCGGCACTGTCGAAATTTTTGGCCATAACTTAGACACCCATCCCTCTCAGGCCAAGCAGTGCTTAGGGGTCGTGCCTCAGGAATTCAACTTCGGCCAGTTTGAAAAAACTTTTGATATTTTAGTCACGCAGGCCGGCTACTACGGCATTCCTAAAAAAATCGCGGAACAGCGCGCCGAAGCCTATTTGGAAAAACTCGGCCTGTGGGACAAGCGCGCAGTGCAGGCGCGCATGCTGTCCGGCGGCATGAAGCGCCGCCTCATGATTGCCCGCGCCATGATGCATGAGCCTAAGCTGCTGATCCTAGATGAGCCTACTGCCGGCGTAGACATCGAGCTGCGCCGCTCAATGTGGGACTTCCTGATAGAAATGAACAATAAAGGCACATCAATCATTCTGACCACGCACTATCTGGAAGAAGCCGAAATGCTGTGCCGGCGCATTGCGATCATTGACCGCGGCGTAATTAAGGAAGACACCAGCATGAAAAGCTTCCTGAACCAGCTGAGCGAAGAATCCTTTATTTTCGATTTGGCCGCGCCGATTGCGCCGCTGAAGCTGGACATTATCGGCATGCGCTTCAATTTAATTGATCCGGTTACGCTAGAAGTCACGATGGATAAGGCCCACACCCTGAATCAGCTGTTTCAGCTGCTGGAGGCGCAAGGCGTGCAGGTGCGCAGCATGCGCAACAAATCCAACCGGCTGGAAGAGCTGTTTGTCAAAATGGTGGAAAAAAATCTTGAGGGCGCTGCGCAATGA
- a CDS encoding ABC transporter permease, with amino-acid sequence MNFNQLKIALYTLVHKEIRRFMRIWPQTLLPPAITMSLYFVIFGNLVGSRIGQMGGFTYMQFIVPGLIMMAVITNSYANVSSSFFSAKFQKSIEELIMSPVPLHAILWGYVLGGVCRGMLVGIIVTAMSLFFTDLHITNWFVTIYTVLVTSLLFSLGGLINGVYAKSFDDISIIPTFVLTPLTYLGGVFYAISALSPFWQNLSLINPIVYMVNAFRYGILGHSDVNVGISLGVVTLCCAALYCAAYYLLSRGSGMRE; translated from the coding sequence ATGAATTTCAATCAGCTGAAAATCGCCCTGTATACCCTTGTTCATAAAGAAATCCGCCGCTTCATGCGCATCTGGCCGCAAACCCTGCTGCCGCCCGCTATCACCATGAGCCTGTACTTTGTGATTTTCGGCAATCTGGTCGGTTCGCGCATTGGGCAAATGGGCGGCTTTACCTATATGCAGTTCATTGTGCCCGGCCTGATCATGATGGCGGTGATTACCAACAGCTACGCCAACGTATCTTCCAGCTTTTTCAGCGCAAAATTTCAAAAGAGCATTGAAGAGCTGATCATGAGCCCGGTGCCTTTGCATGCTATATTATGGGGCTATGTCTTAGGCGGGGTCTGCCGCGGCATGCTGGTCGGCATTATTGTTACGGCAATGAGCTTGTTTTTTACCGACCTGCATATCACCAACTGGTTTGTGACCATATATACGGTACTGGTGACTTCCCTGCTGTTTTCACTGGGCGGGCTCATCAATGGCGTTTATGCCAAATCATTTGATGATATTTCGATTATCCCTACTTTTGTGCTGACACCGCTGACCTATTTAGGCGGCGTGTTTTACGCAATTTCCGCCTTAAGCCCATTTTGGCAAAACTTATCCCTAATCAACCCCATTGTGTATATGGTCAACGCTTTCCGCTACGGCATTTTAGGCCACAGCGATGTCAATGTCGGCATTTCACTGGGAGTGGTTACTTTATGCTGCGCGGCGCTGTACTGCGCGGCTTACTATTTACTTTCTCGTGGTTCAGGAATGCGTGAATAA
- the queF gene encoding NADPH-dependent 7-cyano-7-deazaguanine reductase QueF (Catalyzes the NADPH-dependent reduction of 7-cyano-7-deazaguanine (preQ0) to 7-aminomethyl-7-deazaguanine (preQ1) in queuosine biosynthesis) encodes MSVEHSLLGKDTNYPTEYQPGILFPIARAQAREQYAQVEGIQQGKDWWHVFEISWLNAAGMPQVAIGRLTLPASSPNLIESKSLKLYFNSMNFTRFDSQEAFIATVEKDLSAAAQAPVAIELIQADALAVSQPEGICIDELTPERLASHPDAALLKLDDENAEHTEIQLYSHLLRSNCPVTGQPDWGTVFIRYQGKKPCYRSILAYIISYRQHNGFHEQCVEQIYADIWQNLQPEKLMVYAAYTRRGGLDINPCRVSDLTWMPRPIRLARQ; translated from the coding sequence ATGAGTGTAGAACATTCTCTTTTAGGTAAAGACACCAATTACCCGACAGAATATCAGCCCGGTATTCTGTTCCCTATCGCGCGCGCTCAGGCGCGTGAACAGTATGCGCAGGTTGAAGGCATTCAGCAGGGCAAGGACTGGTGGCATGTCTTTGAAATTTCATGGCTGAATGCTGCCGGCATGCCGCAGGTGGCAATTGGCCGCCTAACCCTGCCGGCTTCGTCCCCCAACCTGATCGAATCAAAATCCCTGAAGCTCTACTTCAACAGCATGAACTTCACCCGGTTTGACTCGCAGGAAGCCTTTATCGCCACTGTGGAAAAAGACCTGTCCGCCGCTGCGCAGGCGCCTGTGGCGATTGAGCTGATTCAGGCCGACGCATTGGCTGTTTCGCAGCCGGAAGGCATCTGCATTGATGAGCTGACGCCGGAGCGCCTGGCCAGCCATCCTGATGCAGCTTTGCTGAAGCTGGATGATGAAAATGCAGAACACACTGAAATCCAGCTGTACTCGCATTTGCTCAGAAGCAACTGCCCGGTGACCGGACAGCCCGACTGGGGCACTGTTTTTATCCGCTATCAGGGTAAAAAACCTTGTTATCGCAGTATTTTAGCTTATATTATTTCTTACCGTCAGCATAACGGCTTTCATGAGCAATGCGTAGAGCAGATTTATGCCGACATCTGGCAAAACCTGCAGCCGGAAAAGCTGATGGTTTATGCTGCCTATACGCGGCGCGGCGGTTTGGACATCAACCCTTGCCGCGTATCGGACTTAACATGGATGCCTCGCCCAATCCGGTTGGCGCGACAGTAA
- the mltB gene encoding lytic murein transglycosylase B, with protein sequence MLKRHLYKKFKMLAIALGSFYASSFCQANDFQNSPQYFSFKQKTMQTYGLSAEQVDWAMNGAKNVPNIINIMNRPGESKPWYAYKTNFLAESTIQRGVRFKQQYADTLNRAEQQFGVPQSIILGILGVETGYGANKGSFVTRDALATLGFGYERRAQYFQDELSALIAWSYQDGIAANSVVGSYAGAIGYPQFMPSNIPKFGVDYDSNGHIDLRNSAVDAIGSIANYLAQHGWQRDQPIAFAARYAGSNTESVIAADLTQPVPYGELKAKGITPLNPIVKIDDLDLVNVIQLQDSYGPIYYITYPNFQVITTYNKSRMYATALWLLGTEVASR encoded by the coding sequence ATGTTAAAACGCCATCTGTATAAAAAATTTAAAATGCTTGCCATAGCGCTTGGATCTTTTTATGCAAGCAGCTTCTGCCAAGCCAATGACTTTCAAAACAGCCCGCAATATTTCAGCTTTAAGCAGAAAACCATGCAGACTTACGGCCTAAGCGCCGAACAGGTTGACTGGGCGATGAATGGCGCAAAAAATGTACCCAACATTATAAACATTATGAACCGCCCGGGCGAAAGCAAGCCTTGGTACGCTTACAAAACCAATTTTCTGGCGGAAAGCACCATTCAGCGCGGCGTGCGCTTTAAGCAGCAGTACGCGGACACACTGAACCGCGCAGAGCAGCAGTTTGGCGTTCCGCAGTCCATCATCTTAGGCATTTTAGGCGTAGAAACCGGCTATGGCGCCAACAAAGGCTCTTTTGTCACCCGCGATGCGCTGGCAACCTTGGGTTTTGGCTACGAACGCCGCGCGCAGTACTTTCAGGATGAACTGTCCGCATTGATTGCCTGGTCATATCAGGATGGCATAGCAGCCAATTCTGTGGTCGGCTCCTATGCCGGCGCAATCGGCTATCCGCAGTTCATGCCCAGCAATATTCCTAAATTCGGCGTAGATTACGACAGCAACGGCCATATTGACCTGAGAAATTCCGCCGTCGATGCGATCGGCTCTATCGCCAACTACCTTGCGCAGCATGGCTGGCAGCGCGATCAGCCGATTGCCTTCGCCGCGCGCTATGCCGGCAGCAATACTGAATCGGTGATTGCTGCCGACTTAACCCAGCCTGTGCCCTATGGCGAGCTGAAGGCCAAAGGCATTACGCCGTTGAATCCTATTGTAAAAATAGATGATCTGGATTTGGTCAATGTCATCCAGCTGCAAGACAGCTACGGGCCGATTTACTACATCACTTACCCTAATTTTCAGGTCATCACCACCTACAATAAAAGCCGCATGTACGCTACTGCGCTGTGGCTTTTAGGGACTGAAGTTGCCAGCCGATAA
- a CDS encoding septal ring lytic transglycosylase RlpA family protein codes for MQSSILKYVLAAAAAVALSQSQAEMVQSSFSNDNDNSRLAARALNKEAQSFNSNFKNLSSLSITERSGDKIRRETIAAKIEIPQNEPSVIEKLNTVASNTVRRFSQTGTASWYGRQFHGRKTASGDTFDMNGLTAAHRSLPLNCFIRVTNRNNGKSVVVKVNDRGPFHGNRVLDLSYGAAKQLGITNSGTANVNIERVDGPNS; via the coding sequence TTGCAGTCATCAATTCTTAAATATGTCTTAGCAGCCGCCGCGGCAGTTGCCCTAAGCCAATCGCAAGCCGAAATGGTTCAGTCATCATTCAGCAATGATAATGACAATTCCCGCCTTGCAGCGCGCGCTTTAAACAAAGAAGCGCAAAGCTTTAATTCAAACTTTAAAAACCTCAGCAGCCTTTCAATCACTGAGCGTTCTGGCGATAAAATCCGCCGCGAAACCATTGCTGCTAAAATTGAAATTCCTCAAAATGAGCCTTCAGTGATTGAAAAGTTGAATACTGTTGCGTCCAATACCGTTCGCCGCTTCAGCCAAACCGGCACAGCGTCATGGTATGGCCGCCAGTTCCATGGCCGTAAAACCGCCAGCGGCGACACTTTCGACATGAATGGCCTGACCGCCGCTCACCGCAGCCTGCCGCTGAACTGCTTTATCCGCGTTACCAACCGCAACAACGGCAAAAGCGTTGTGGTGAAAGTCAATGACCGCGGCCCGTTCCACGGCAACCGTGTGCTGGATCTGTCCTACGGTGCTGCCAAGCAATTGGGCATCACCAATTCAGGCACAGCAAACGTCAATATTGAACGCGTTGACGGCCCGAACTCTTAA
- a CDS encoding AzlD domain-containing protein codes for MSWTLLLTLTAVVFFNRYVFLEPKTAVQLPAFALRMLKYAAPCLMVSICLPIVFFEQQQWKGVAANSYFYGAVFTAVLTALTRKLLISIALSLIFFYAITWLGNF; via the coding sequence ATGAGCTGGACCTTGCTTTTAACCCTGACAGCTGTGGTGTTTTTTAACCGCTATGTTTTTCTGGAGCCGAAAACCGCGGTGCAGCTGCCGGCTTTCGCGCTGCGCATGCTGAAATATGCGGCGCCTTGCCTGATGGTGTCGATCTGCCTGCCGATTGTCTTTTTTGAACAGCAGCAGTGGAAAGGCGTGGCTGCAAACAGCTATTTTTATGGCGCAGTCTTTACCGCTGTGCTGACCGCGCTGACGCGAAAATTGCTGATCAGCATTGCGCTCAGCCTGATTTTTTTCTACGCCATCACTTGGCTTGGAAACTTTTAA
- a CDS encoding AzlC family ABC transporter permease: MQQSIQERPVLGFWRGVRDMLPLSVAVIPWGILAGSAAVNAGLSTLQAAGMSALVFAGAAQLVSLGMVMAGASVFSIVITIFFLTSQHFVYALSLRSAAAEWPLIKRLCLGFLLTDELYATAMLKSERPFAYLLGAGFSFYLCWVGFSMAGIGLAHAVPDLSALHLEFSIVAVFLVMAVMLIQNRAAIVGVMASSAAILLFSWLQLEAGILLAGLCGMLVSALIDQGAEQ; the protein is encoded by the coding sequence ATGCAGCAGTCTATTCAGGAACGGCCGGTTTTAGGCTTTTGGCGCGGGGTGCGGGATATGCTGCCGCTGTCGGTCGCGGTAATTCCGTGGGGAATACTGGCCGGTTCGGCTGCGGTCAATGCCGGGCTCAGCACCCTGCAGGCGGCGGGCATGTCGGCGCTGGTCTTTGCCGGCGCGGCGCAGCTGGTCAGTTTGGGCATGGTGATGGCGGGTGCTTCAGTTTTCAGCATTGTGATTACAATATTTTTTCTGACCAGCCAGCATTTTGTTTATGCCTTGAGCCTGCGCAGCGCAGCCGCGGAATGGCCTTTAATCAAAAGGCTGTGCCTGGGTTTTCTGCTGACGGATGAGCTGTATGCCACAGCGATGCTGAAGAGCGAGCGCCCTTTTGCATATTTGCTCGGGGCGGGGTTCAGCTTTTACCTGTGCTGGGTCGGCTTCAGCATGGCCGGCATTGGCTTGGCGCATGCCGTGCCGGATTTGTCGGCACTGCATCTGGAATTTTCCATTGTCGCGGTGTTTCTGGTTATGGCTGTTATGCTGATTCAGAATCGGGCGGCTATAGTCGGCGTGATGGCGTCATCGGCGGCCATTCTGCTGTTTTCATGGCTGCAGCTGGAGGCGGGAATTTTGCTGGCGGGGCTTTGCGGCATGCTGGTGTCGGCGCTGATTGATCAGGGAGCGGAGCAGTAG
- a CDS encoding helix-turn-helix transcriptional regulator, giving the protein MHAIKRLEFADYHHVQELGGLEMLRASYQQTQFSKHTHAGYCIGLIDEGAQAFLRTGSQHIAPQGDIILVNADEVHTGSSAVETGWRYRAIYPTPEMMQDISRDFFRETGTAPWFPQAVVHDEGLAEQLRLLFDLLLQPQNALFKQSLYISTLAYLLSRHGQSRKSLQALPEAQRKVLLVQELLASAPEQEHQLADLAVLAGLSPWHLLRQFKKYTGLPPHAWLVQCRLRKSLELLKQGQDIALTAQLCGFSDQSHFTRHFKKALGCTPAQYTAHKS; this is encoded by the coding sequence ATGCATGCAATCAAACGGCTTGAATTTGCAGATTATCACCATGTGCAGGAGCTGGGCGGGCTGGAAATGCTCAGGGCGTCCTATCAGCAGACGCAATTTTCCAAGCATACGCATGCAGGCTACTGCATTGGGCTGATTGATGAAGGCGCGCAGGCTTTCCTGCGCACAGGCAGCCAGCATATTGCGCCGCAGGGCGACATTATTTTAGTCAATGCCGATGAAGTGCATACCGGCTCTTCGGCGGTTGAAACCGGCTGGCGCTACCGCGCGATTTATCCGACGCCGGAAATGATGCAGGACATCAGCCGGGATTTCTTCAGGGAAACCGGAACAGCGCCGTGGTTTCCGCAAGCCGTGGTGCATGATGAAGGCCTGGCGGAACAGCTGCGCCTGCTGTTTGATTTGCTGCTGCAGCCGCAGAACGCGCTGTTCAAGCAGAGCCTGTATATTTCGACTTTGGCTTATTTGCTCAGCCGGCATGGGCAGTCCCGGAAAAGCCTGCAGGCGCTGCCGGAAGCGCAGCGCAAAGTGCTGCTGGTGCAGGAGCTGCTGGCCAGCGCGCCGGAACAGGAGCATCAGCTGGCGGATTTGGCAGTGCTGGCCGGCCTAAGTCCGTGGCATTTATTGCGCCAGTTTAAAAAATACACCGGCCTGCCGCCGCATGCCTGGCTGGTGCAGTGCCGCCTGCGCAAATCTTTAGAGCTGCTGAAGCAGGGGCAGGATATTGCCCTGACTGCGCAGCTGTGCGGATTCTCCGATCAAAGCCATTTCACCCGGCATTTTAAAAAAGCCCTGGGCTGCACGCCGGCGCAGTACACTGCGCATAAATCTTAA
- a CDS encoding DUF3465 domain-containing protein: MANKTHLGIGAVIALLAAAYFGIDLQQGKIEQAAQPQDSALSQQDTAADASSAEQPSSRHQDDAAEIAAAFAQRQSNIQVQASGQVKAVLRDDNQGSRHQKFILKLRNGQTVLLAHNIDLSPRVENLQQGDTVEFYGEYEYSERGGVIHWTHHDPQRRHADGWLKHNGKIYQ; this comes from the coding sequence ATGGCCAATAAAACGCATTTGGGGATTGGCGCTGTAATTGCGCTGCTGGCGGCTGCTTATTTTGGCATTGACCTGCAGCAGGGCAAAATTGAACAGGCGGCGCAGCCGCAGGATTCTGCGCTGAGCCAGCAGGACACGGCAGCGGATGCATCTTCAGCGGAGCAGCCGTCTAGCCGCCATCAGGATGATGCGGCGGAAATTGCCGCTGCTTTTGCGCAGCGGCAAAGCAATATTCAAGTGCAGGCAAGCGGGCAAGTCAAGGCGGTGCTGCGCGATGATAATCAAGGCTCGCGCCATCAGAAATTCATTTTAAAGCTGCGCAATGGGCAAACCGTTCTGCTCGCGCACAATATTGATTTATCGCCGCGGGTTGAAAACCTGCAACAAGGCGATACGGTTGAATTCTACGGCGAATATGAATATTCAGAGCGCGGCGGGGTCATTCACTGGACGCATCATGACCCGCAGCGGCGCCATGCGGACGGCTGGCTGAAGCATAATGGGAAAATTTATCAGTAA
- the tsf gene encoding translation elongation factor Ts, giving the protein MTAVTASMVKELRDRTGLAMMECKKALTEAGGDIELAIDNLRKSGQAKAAKKAGNIAADGAITIAQEGNKAILLEVNCQTDFVAKDENFAGFSAKVAAAALAANETDAAKIAELKLEDGATVEEARIALVQKIGENIQVRRAKIVEGENLAVYKHGLKIGVVVSYTGDAATGKGIAMHVAAFNPVAVTAEQVSAELIAKEKEIAEAKAIESGKPANIVEKMVTGSVEKYLNEVVLERQMYVIDNDKKVADVLKATGTAVAQFVRFEVGEGIEKKAEMSFAEEVAAAQAAAQ; this is encoded by the coding sequence ATGACTGCAGTTACAGCAAGCATGGTTAAAGAACTGCGCGACCGTACAGGTCTTGCAATGATGGAATGCAAAAAAGCATTAACAGAAGCGGGCGGCGACATCGAATTAGCGATTGACAACCTTCGCAAATCTGGCCAGGCAAAAGCTGCTAAAAAAGCTGGCAACATTGCTGCTGACGGCGCAATCACGATTGCTCAAGAAGGCAATAAAGCGATTCTTTTAGAAGTAAACTGCCAAACTGACTTCGTTGCTAAAGACGAAAACTTTGCTGGCTTCTCTGCTAAAGTTGCTGCTGCTGCGCTTGCTGCAAACGAAACTGATGCGGCTAAAATTGCTGAACTTAAGCTTGAAGACGGCGCGACTGTTGAAGAAGCCCGTATTGCGCTGGTTCAAAAAATCGGTGAGAACATCCAAGTTCGCCGTGCGAAAATTGTTGAAGGCGAAAACCTTGCAGTTTACAAACACGGTTTAAAAATCGGTGTTGTTGTATCTTACACTGGCGATGCTGCGACTGGTAAAGGCATTGCAATGCACGTTGCTGCGTTCAACCCGGTTGCTGTTACAGCTGAACAAGTTTCTGCTGAACTGATTGCTAAAGAGAAAGAAATTGCTGAAGCAAAAGCGATTGAATCTGGCAAGCCAGCAAACATCGTTGAAAAAATGGTAACTGGTTCAGTTGAGAAATACCTGAACGAAGTTGTGCTTGAGCGTCAAATGTACGTAATCGACAACGACAAGAAAGTTGCTGACGTACTGAAAGCGACTGGCACTGCTGTTGCTCAATTTGTTCGCTTCGAAGTAGGCGAAGGCATTGAGAAAAAAGCGGAAATGAGCTTCGCTGAAGAAGTTGCCGCTGCTCAGGCTGCTGCGCAATAA
- the rpsB gene encoding 30S ribosomal protein S2, which yields MADYNVSMRDLLQAGAHFGHQTRFWNPKMREYIFGARNKIHIINLEHTVPALNDALNFVNNLASKKNKVLFVGTKRAASNIIREQAQRAGQPYVDHRWLGGMLTNWKTLRQSINRLKDLQTQSQDGTFAKLTKREALERTREMEKLERALGGVKNMGGLPDALFVIDVDHEAIAIKEAKNLGIPVIGIVDTNSNPDNVDYVIPGNDDAIRAVTLYASAMADAILAGKEYAQSQANAQAKGEEAPASEA from the coding sequence ATGGCAGATTACAACGTAAGCATGCGCGACCTTCTTCAAGCTGGCGCTCACTTCGGTCACCAAACTCGTTTCTGGAACCCAAAGATGCGCGAATACATCTTTGGCGCGCGCAACAAAATTCACATCATCAACCTTGAGCACACTGTTCCTGCGTTAAATGATGCTTTGAACTTTGTTAACAATCTTGCAAGCAAAAAGAACAAAGTATTGTTCGTTGGTACTAAACGCGCTGCTTCTAACATCATCCGTGAGCAAGCTCAGCGCGCTGGCCAGCCTTATGTAGATCACCGCTGGTTGGGCGGTATGTTGACGAACTGGAAAACACTTCGCCAATCTATCAACCGTTTAAAAGACCTTCAAACTCAATCTCAAGACGGTACTTTCGCTAAGCTGACTAAACGTGAAGCTTTAGAGCGTACCCGTGAGATGGAAAAACTTGAACGCGCTTTAGGCGGCGTGAAAAACATGGGCGGTTTACCTGACGCATTATTCGTAATCGATGTTGATCACGAAGCGATTGCAATCAAAGAAGCTAAAAACCTGGGTATTCCTGTAATCGGTATCGTTGATACAAACTCTAACCCAGACAACGTAGACTACGTTATTCCGGGTAACGACGATGCGATCCGTGCAGTTACTCTTTATGCTTCTGCTATGGCTGATGCGATTCTTGCTGGTAAAGAATATGCTCAATCACAAGCAAATGCACAAGCTAAAGGCGAAGAAGCTCCTGCTTCTGAGGCTTAA
- the map gene encoding type I methionyl aminopeptidase, whose protein sequence is MNTTYQAPRRLIKTPDEIEKMRVAGRLAAEVLDMIKPHIKPGVTTLELDAICHDYIVNKQDAIPACLGYGAAPGRPAFQHVICTSVNHVVCHGIPSDAKVLKKGDILNIDVTVIKDGYHGDTNMMYIVGGETSILANRLCKVAQEAMYRGMEAVKPGATIGDIGHAIQKYVESERFGVVREYCGHGIGTVFHDEPQVLHYGQPDTGMILEEGMTFTIEPMVNGGDWKTKLLGDKWTVVTKDHSLSAQYEHTLLVTKNGVEVLTARPEEDLSRFQQ, encoded by the coding sequence ATGAACACAACTTACCAAGCTCCCCGCCGTTTAATCAAAACCCCAGACGAAATTGAAAAAATGCGTGTGGCTGGGCGGCTGGCGGCGGAAGTTTTGGATATGATCAAGCCGCATATCAAGCCGGGCGTGACGACCCTTGAACTTGATGCGATTTGTCATGACTATATTGTCAATAAGCAGGATGCAATTCCAGCGTGTTTAGGTTACGGCGCTGCGCCAGGCCGCCCTGCTTTCCAGCACGTCATCTGCACTTCGGTCAACCATGTGGTCTGCCACGGCATTCCTTCAGACGCAAAAGTGCTGAAAAAAGGCGACATTCTGAATATTGATGTGACTGTGATTAAAGACGGCTATCACGGCGACACCAACATGATGTACATCGTGGGCGGTGAAACCTCCATTTTAGCCAACCGCTTATGCAAGGTGGCTCAGGAAGCCATGTACCGCGGCATGGAAGCGGTTAAGCCCGGCGCAACCATTGGCGATATTGGCCATGCCATTCAAAAATATGTTGAATCTGAACGCTTTGGCGTAGTGCGCGAATACTGCGGCCACGGCATTGGCACGGTGTTCCATGACGAGCCGCAAGTGCTGCACTACGGCCAGCCGGATACCGGCATGATTCTGGAAGAAGGCATGACCTTCACGATTGAGCCGATGGTGAACGGCGGCGACTGGAAAACCAAGCTTTTAGGCGACAAATGGACGGTAGTGACCAAAGACCATAGCCTGTCTGCGCAGTATGAGCATACGCTTTTAGTTACAAAAAATGGCGTAGAAGTGCTGACCGCGCGCCCTGAAGAAGACCTGTCGCGCTTTCAGCAATAA
- a CDS encoding pyridoxal phosphate-dependent aminotransferase: MDVRLSDRVNAIKPSPTLAVTNKAAELKAAGKNVIGLGAGEPDFDTPQHIKDAAIAAINNGFTKYTAVDGTPGLKKAIIAKFKRDNNLDYAANQILVSCGGKQSFFNLALALLNKGDEVIIPAPFWVSYPDMVIIAEGVPVIVKCGEEQRFKITPAQLEAAITDKTRLVVLNSPSNPTGMIYTKAELEALADVLRKYPEVYIASDDMYEPIRWDDEFYNIATVAPDLYDRTIVLNGVSKAYAMTGWRIGYAAGPAKLIGAMKKIQSQSTSNPTSISQVAAEAALNGPQDVLEPMIEAFKRRHDLVVSGLNEINGISCLPADGAFYAYANIKPLIRAKGLKSCTEFSEWLLEETGVAVVPGDAFGLGGFMRISYATADEVLVDALARIKKAADSIEGVDAAIASIAAEK, translated from the coding sequence GTGGACGTACGTCTCTCTGATCGTGTAAATGCCATCAAACCGTCCCCAACTCTTGCTGTGACCAACAAAGCAGCTGAATTGAAAGCTGCGGGTAAAAACGTTATTGGTTTGGGCGCTGGCGAACCTGATTTCGACACACCACAGCACATCAAAGACGCAGCAATTGCAGCGATTAATAACGGCTTCACTAAATACACAGCTGTTGACGGTACTCCGGGCCTTAAAAAAGCGATTATTGCAAAATTCAAGCGTGACAATAACCTTGATTATGCAGCCAACCAAATTCTGGTTTCTTGCGGCGGCAAGCAGTCATTCTTCAACTTGGCGCTGGCTTTGCTGAACAAGGGCGATGAAGTGATCATCCCTGCGCCATTCTGGGTAAGCTACCCGGATATGGTGATCATCGCTGAAGGCGTGCCTGTTATTGTGAAATGCGGTGAAGAGCAGCGTTTCAAAATCACGCCTGCGCAATTAGAAGCAGCCATCACTGACAAAACCCGCTTAGTGGTGCTGAACAGCCCATCTAACCCGACGGGCATGATCTACACTAAAGCTGAACTGGAAGCTTTGGCTGACGTTCTGCGCAAATACCCTGAAGTTTATATCGCTTCTGACGACATGTACGAACCGATCCGCTGGGACGACGAATTCTACAACATCGCAACTGTTGCGCCTGACCTTTATGACCGCACAATCGTATTAAACGGCGTGTCTAAAGCCTATGCAATGACTGGCTGGCGTATTGGCTATGCAGCTGGCCCTGCTAAGCTGATTGGCGCAATGAAAAAAATCCAGTCTCAATCTACTTCTAACCCGACTTCAATTTCGCAAGTTGCTGCAGAAGCTGCATTGAATGGCCCTCAAGACGTGCTTGAGCCAATGATTGAAGCATTCAAGCGCCGCCACGATTTAGTTGTCAGCGGCCTGAACGAGATCAACGGCATTTCTTGCCTGCCTGCTGACGGCGCATTCTATGCTTACGCGAATATCAAACCGCTGATCCGCGCGAAAGGCTTAAAGTCTTGCACAGAATTCTCTGAGTGGCTGCTGGAAGAAACCGGTGTTGCCGTGGTTCCTGGCGATGCATTCGGCCTGGGCGGCTTCATGCGCATTTCTTACGCAACCGCTGACGAAGTGCTGGTTGATGCGCTTGCACGCATCAAGAAAGCTGCTGATTCAATTGAAGGCGTAGACGCTGCGATTGCTTCAATTGCTGCTGAAAAATAA